In the Corynebacterium anserum genome, TCAACAAGTAGCGACATCTACACCACCGAACCGGGGTCATCCTCGGGTTCTATCCCGAAAAGCAGGGACGAGCAGACTACGTGCACCGATCACCATGGAATGAAAAAAATTCAATCTTTTCTTTATTTTTTCTACAAGTTGTTTTAGTAGTGATAACGTATAGTCACGCCGACAAAATCTTCGTTGACAGAGTGACATCCGTGACGGATGTGACTATTGTTACAAACAATGAGTAGTCCTGCACTGCACAATGCTCGATCCTTAACGCCGAGCAGGGCTCACCCCAATGATTAATCAAGAGGAAATGAAAGGTTGACCGTGGCTATTTCCCGTCGTGCCTCTCGAGCCATCGCAGCGCTCACTACCACTCTCGCACTGTCTGTTCCAGCAACTCTGGCACCAGCATCCGCCAACCCACTAGTTGACAACCTGGGTCGCCCATCACCTGAGGTTCTTGCCCAGCTGGAGAAGATCTCCCCACAGCTGCCTGGTGAACTCGGTAGCGCCCTGGACAAGGTGATCGGTTTCATTCGCGGCGACGGCGAGCCTGGCGTCGATATTCCACAGAACGGCCCAGCGTTTACCCAGTTCGGATGGCCAACCATCGCCGGTAAGTGCATCGGCGGCAAGTCGAACGCGGTGGGCCTCGCTTCCGCCGTTCCTGGCCCAGCTCCGTTGCCATTGCCAGGCGTAAAGCCTGGACAAGTGAACTTCGTTTTCACCGCACTGGGTACCGGTACTGTTGCCAAGCAGCAGAACACCTCCATGAACGTCCACTGGGTCAATATCAACAACGCCAAGTATGGCTCCACCAAGCTGGGATACAACGGCATCAACCCTGAAGGCCCAGCGACTATCAACGGCGCTGCCGATACCGGCAATGGCACCGTTCTCGCCGTTCTCGAAGGCGGCGTGACGACGAACAACGAAAACGCAGCCCCATCTGACTGCAATTTCATCCCAACCGCTGCGATTATCAAGGTTGGGTAAAGGCGGCCAGCGCCTTCATGGCGTAGCCAATCCCCACACGTCAGACATAGAGGTCAGCTCTGGGTAGAGCGCGGGTTACTTTCGCCCGCGCTTTTTCCATGCCTCTGTAATGTCATCTTCTTCCCTCCCTCCGCACAGGCCTCAAATTTCCCTGTCGGCATCCTCGTTTCCACGCCTCTGCGCTTCGCCCCCACTAGCCGGAAAGTTCATTCCTCCTCCCTCCTTATCTTTTTGTTATGGTCGATCTTCACCCCATCAAGCAAGAAACTTTCGACATTCAAGCAAAAACAAATACCGACCCCAAAGGCATCATCCGTCCTGTTGATCATTACAACATCATGCAGGGGGCGCTTTATATGGCTCGGTCCGCGGATCACCCTCGCTTTCACTACTTGGAGTCGTGGCTCATCCCACCACTGGACATGCGTATAACCTGGTTTCATTTTCGCGACAACATAGCGCCTACCCAGGAGCTATATGTTGATGTTGCGCACATCGATAGCTCGGATCAACAGGTCTGGACAACGCGTGATCTCTACGTTGATGTCGTCACTCACCGAGGCGGAAGAATCCAGGTACTCGATCTCGACGAACTCGGAGCTGCCCTAGCAGAGGGATATATAGGCGTCGACGATGCAAACAGAGCGCTGAGAGCCAGCCAGAGAATCCTTGACGGTATCAACCTACATGGCAGCCTCCAGGGCTGGCTCGCACAAGAAGGCTATCAACTCGCCTGGCAATCCCCCATGTCAACGGCGAAAGAAACGTAAAACACAGCGGATCCTCAGCAACCCAAAGCCGCTGTGTGAGCCGAGTGAGGTCCAGCATATGCGCCGCCGGGACTCGAACCCGGACAATCCAACGAAATACTTGGCGGCACGTTAAACAGAAAACAGCCACTCCGCAACTGCCTTCTTCTTCACGCGGAAAGGCTTGCCAATTACATCCAACGCCTCCAACAAAATAGGCAGACAATTCGGCGGCCCCTGTCTGTCCATTGAAGTTAGCTCATCAGAGAACCTATCCAGACTGGACGGCTTTCTCACTAACATCGCTGACCTCTACATCCACGATCGGTAACCCAGCACGCTGAACACAAGTCTCTTCCCTCCAGACCCGGTGGAATGAAAAACTCCTGCTGATTCAGCTAGACGGCCCCTATCCTTTCGATGATCTAAGTCACCTCAACTATCCAGTATCTCAAAAGGATCGCTTAATTGAGCCCGCCACACTAAAACACTAGCGGTCACGCCCTCGTACCAGTGTCTGTTATCTGCAACACAGACTCTGGGCTCCGAAACCATCCAGGCCAAACGTGCGTCGGGGCGCAACGATACTTTTCAACCTAGACCAATTCCCGCCATCCGAATGCACGGATGGCGGGTTTTCATTGAATCTCTGTGGATTCGGATTCTGCTCTGCGGACTCTCTACGGACTTTCTGCGGGCTTTTGTCGACAATGCCCCCGCGCTGGGTGTAGTGGAGTGACCCGGCGCGGGGGCAAAAGGCCCACTGACCTGCTATGCGAGGATTTGTCGTCCCATGACCATACGACAGATTTGGTTCGTGCCCTCGTAGATTTGGGTGATCTTAGCGTCACGCATCATGCGCTCTAGAGGGAAGTCACGAGTGAAGCCATATCCACCCAAGAGCTGTACAGCATCCACAGTGACCTGCATGGCCACATCGGAAGCGAATGCCTTGGAACCCGCGGCAAGCAAACCGAGCTTCTCACCGTTTTCAGCCACTCCACGCTCAGCATTGGATGCTGCGGTGTAGATCATCAGACGAGCCGCATCGATCTTCATCTTCATGTCCGCGAGCATGAATTGCGTGTTCTGGAAGTCCGCAATGGCCTTGCCGAACTGCTTGCGCTCCTTGACGTATTCCACGGCGGCGTCAAATGCGCCCTGGGCAATACCCAACGCCTGAGCGCCAATGGTCGGACGGGTGTGGTCAAGAGTTTGCAGCGCCGTCTTGAAACCGGTGCCCTCTTCCCCGATCATGCGGGAGGCTGGCACACGGCAGTCTTCGAAGTACAGCTCAGCGGTGGGGGATCCCTTAATGCCCAACTTGTGCTCCAGGCCTCCTACACGGAACCCTGGGTCATCCTTGTGGACCATAAAGGCGGAGATTCCGCGAGCACCGGCCTCTGGGTCCGTGACCGCCATGACGGTGTACCACGTGGACTTGCCACCATTGGTGATGAAGCACTTGGAGCCGTTAATGACCCACTCATCGCCATCCTTGACAGCACGAGTTTTCATCGCCGCCGCATCGGAGCCTGCCTCGCGCTCGGTCAAGGCGTAGGACGCCATAGCGCCGTTGGCGATGTCCCCCAGAACTTCCTTCTTCAACTCGTCAGAGCCGTTAAGTATCAAGCCCATGGTTCCCAGCTTGTTCACCGCGGGGATAAGCGAGGAGGAACCACACACGCGGGCTACTTCCTCAATAACAATGACGGCAGCGAGAGAATCGCCACCTTGGCCACCGTATTCCTCTGGGATGTGGATCGCGTTAAATCCGGCCGCATTAAGTGCTTCTAGTGCTTCCTCAGGGAAACGCTCATTTTCGTCAACGTCTGATGCGTGAGGAGCAATTTCCTGTTCTGCCAGGCCCCGGATTGCCTCGCGCAGTTCAATGTACTCCTCCGGAAGGCGGAAGGGCTCAAAGTCTGGGTTGAATCCCATGATGATGAACAACCTTTCGTAGATATGTCGTGTCCCTGCGCAGCGCCCATGAAAACGCCCACACGGGTTAGGTATGAAATGTGAACTGTCCCTCAGTGTAGTCGGTTTGCGTCATAAGTCACCCTTCAACCGCGGACCAGGTGAGGCATTTCCGACGCCACCACTCCGACTACCGTGCGTATGCAGGAAGAAACCAGCACATCCGGTGGCACAAAATGTCACCAAAGGATCACAAATGGGAAGCGGTTCCCCATCAATTCACCATAGATCCCTCCGAGAACTTCTATGTACGCCGTGTGTGACGCTAACTTAGGGAACATGGTTACTAACAATAGTTCTCATCATGCCGCCGATAACCAGGTCTGGTCGGCCTCTGGAACTCGCCGGTTTTTAGCTGGTGCCACCGGCGTGATGCTGACAGGTCTTCTATTAGCGTCGTGCTCAACCACGACTGAAGAACCAGCAGAGGACTCTTCGGCTGCCGTGGCATCGGCGGATAACGCTGAGGAAGGAACCGGGGGCTCTCCGCAACCAACCACCGGTGGGCACAACAACTCACCAAATAAGCTCGTGGGTAACGGACGCCACTCCGAAGACGCTTCCGATGGGGGTGCTTGCCGCACACGCCAATTGAAGATCGACACCGCCGGCATGCAAGGCAGCGCGGGAAGCAAACTATTCAACATTGTGTTCACGAACACCAGCCACAATCCTTGTTCCCTCAACGGCTTTCCCGGTGTCTCTTTAGTAACCGATAACAATGGCACCCAACTGGGCAAGTCCGCGGTTCGGGAAGACGTATCCTTCGAACCCGTGATGCTCGATCCAGGTGGTGCAGCCATTGCTCCGGTGAAGTTGACTTCTACCGGCCCCTTAGATCCAAACGAATGCGAACCAACCCGCGCCGATGGACTACGAGTCTATCCACCGGGAGAAACCAAAGCGGCGTTCATCCCCATGTCCAATGTTCAGGGGTGCAGGGGGGATGTGAACGTTCTCTCGGTTCAACCCGTCACCCTCGCTCCTCACGAATAACCGGGGATCACCGGCCTGCGGGCGAACAGCTCGCAAACAACCAGCCTAGGAGCGAACAGCACACGAGTAGATGCCTCGTATCACCCCCAGTTTCCCCACACATCGTTCCCGTTGTTCCACCTCACGGTGAAATACACACAAAATCCGCACAACTTGCACGGTTTTCTACGCCTTTCGTCGCCCGCACGCCTATCGTGTTCATGTGAGTAATTCCCCATCCGTTTCGATAACAAAGCGCGGTACCGGTGCCCAACAGTCATCATTGCTGTGGATAGGCCTTTTAGGACTTCTCGCCTTGGTAGTGCGTGCCGTTCAGCTCTCTCAACGCACGTTCTATTGGGATGACTTGGTCATCCCGGCGCGTTTCCGTCACGAGAGTGTCGTGGGCTACTTCAGCGCGTACGACGGCCACGTCATGCCATTATCCATTGCCGTTCAGGTACTAGCTGACAAGATTGCTCCCCTACAGTTTTGGCTACCCATTACAATTATTGTGCTCTTGTCAGCCGTGGCATTTGCTCTCTATGCGGTGGCTCTCCAACGGTTGGTCACTCGCCCGTGGGTGCGGGTGCTCACTTTCACTGCAATAGCCTTTTCCCCTTTTCTGATGGTGGCCTCCGGCTGGTGGTCTGCTTCACTCAACGCTTTAGGCTGGCAGTTGGGGTTTGCCGCGGTGTTGCTGTGTATTTCTTATGTACCGGTATCGGCTCCACAGGAGACGTTGCCCACAGAAAAAGAGGGACACGGCCCTAAACTTTCTCGAACCACTTTGTCAGCGGCATCTGGAGACTCCCTCCAACCTTTTCTTCTCGGTGTTTTCGCAAGCGTAGCCGTCTGTGTAGCTTTCCTTTTCACGGAGAAGTCACTGTCTATCGTTCCTGCAGCCTTTGTTGTTGCGTGGTTTCTGCGTCGAACCAATATTCAATTTTGGACCCTGCCGTGGGTTGTTACCGCGGTGTGGGGTTTTGTGATGTCACGCATCACAGATTTGACTAGTACCGACAGCACGTCCACTATTTTCGATTCCATACCCACCACCTTGTCTCAGGCGATTGTGCCGGCCATAGTGGGCGGCCCGTGGCAATGGGGGCGTTGGGCTCCGTCCCAGGCGTTCACCGCACCTGCTGACTGGCTACAAGTTATTGCGTGTATTGGTGTAGTCGCCGCCCTGGTCTGGTACCTATGGCGCGGCCTCAAGCGAGCGTTGGTGTTTATTCCCATCGTCGTCTTTTTCGTCGCCATTATTTGGGTCTTGGTTGACACCCGCACGGGTCAGGGAACGACGGATCTCCTCACTCGCAACCTGCATTACTACGCGGATTGGTGGGCTTTCACTGCCGTTGCTCTGGCTGCAGCATCCCTGCGTTTTCCTTCTTCCCGACGCCACTTCCCCCAACTCCTCACAATCAGCTCCCTTGTGCTAGTCATTTCTTCCATCATCAGCACAGTAACTTGGGTTGGCGCCTGGAAGGACGATACAACCGCCGAGTATTTGGCTAACCTCCGGGAGTCCATGACGGCCACCAACGGACAGCTGTTGGATCAGCCAATGCCGATCGAAATTCTGAGCCCACTAGTGAATCCGTACAACACGGTTTCCGCAGTTACGGGGAAAAGCGCCGCTCACTGGATTACTGAGCCTCGCGTCTTGAATCCCAGCGGCAAAGTTGTCCCTGCCGACGTATGGGAGCATGGCACCACCAGTGGCGGCAATGTGAAAGATTGCGGTAACCGCCTCTACGCGGGAAGCCAAACCATCCTGAAAATCAGCAACCCTCTGCCATTTGGTGAGTGGACCTGGAAGATGAACGCAGTGGCGTCGGCTCCCAATATGACGGTAACCCTCACCACCCCGAATGGTCTGGAGACAGAGCAGCAGAGCCGCGAACGCGCCGTAACGGTACCAGTGCCAACTGAACTGGGGACTCAGTATGTTCGTGTCAACGGCGGTGGCGGTTTCCTGCAAGTAGAGGTTCAAGGCAATGGCGTCAATGATCACGTCTGCATTGCAGCCGGAGCTATTGGTCCACTGCTGCCGGTGCCGGATCAGGCGCAGCACTAACCACCTCCTGTGAGCAGCCACGCCTTGTCGGTTTTCTGTCTAGAATTTCTTTTTAACCCACCAATCTAGAACAGGACATTGAGCACCATGGCAATTGGCCTCGCTGCACTCCTTGACGACGTTTCCATGATTGCGCGCACCGCAGCGGCAAGCGTGGATGATATCGGTGCTGCCGTCGGCAAAACGTCTGCGAAAGCCGCAGGGGTGGTTGTGGATGATGCCGCAGTCACCCCTAAGTTCGTCGACGGAGTTACACCTTCCCGAGAGTTGCCGATCATCTGGAAAATTACCAAAGGCAGTCTGCGCAACAAGCTCGTCATCATTCTGCCCATCGCGTTGTTGCTCTCCGCCGTCGCACCATGGATGCTCACCCCACTATTGATGTGCGGCGGTACCTATTTATGCTTCGAGGGTGCAGAAAAGGTCATTGGTTCCTTTACAGGTCATAGCGACCATACTGAGCCTGCCGGTGACTCAGCCGCCCACGGTGACACTGGTAGTGATCTCGCAGACCTCGATAAAGCTTCCAATGGCTCAGCTAGCCACAGTGACACTGGCACTAACTCGGCCAAAGACGAAGACACTTTAGTCAAGGGGGCTATTACCACAGACTTCATCCTCTCTGCCGAGATTATGGTGATTTCCCTCAACGAGGTGGCGGATCTGGGGTTTTGGATGCGCGCCCTTGTCTTGGCCATCGTCGGTACGTTAGTGACCGTCCTGGTCTACGGCGTCGTCGGTCTATTGGTGAAGATGGATGATGCCGGCTTGGCACTGAGCACAAAGAACTCCTCCGGCCTGCAAAAAATTGGAACCTCCCTAG is a window encoding:
- a CDS encoding DUF402 domain-containing protein; the protein is MVDLHPIKQETFDIQAKTNTDPKGIIRPVDHYNIMQGALYMARSADHPRFHYLESWLIPPLDMRITWFHFRDNIAPTQELYVDVAHIDSSDQQVWTTRDLYVDVVTHRGGRIQVLDLDELGAALAEGYIGVDDANRALRASQRILDGINLHGSLQGWLAQEGYQLAWQSPMSTAKET
- a CDS encoding acyl-CoA dehydrogenase family protein, which gives rise to MGFNPDFEPFRLPEEYIELREAIRGLAEQEIAPHASDVDENERFPEEALEALNAAGFNAIHIPEEYGGQGGDSLAAVIVIEEVARVCGSSSLIPAVNKLGTMGLILNGSDELKKEVLGDIANGAMASYALTEREAGSDAAAMKTRAVKDGDEWVINGSKCFITNGGKSTWYTVMAVTDPEAGARGISAFMVHKDDPGFRVGGLEHKLGIKGSPTAELYFEDCRVPASRMIGEEGTGFKTALQTLDHTRPTIGAQALGIAQGAFDAAVEYVKERKQFGKAIADFQNTQFMLADMKMKIDAARLMIYTAASNAERGVAENGEKLGLLAAGSKAFASDVAMQVTVDAVQLLGGYGFTRDFPLERMMRDAKITQIYEGTNQICRMVMGRQILA
- a CDS encoding DUF4232 domain-containing protein, producing MVTNNSSHHAADNQVWSASGTRRFLAGATGVMLTGLLLASCSTTTEEPAEDSSAAVASADNAEEGTGGSPQPTTGGHNNSPNKLVGNGRHSEDASDGGACRTRQLKIDTAGMQGSAGSKLFNIVFTNTSHNPCSLNGFPGVSLVTDNNGTQLGKSAVREDVSFEPVMLDPGGAAIAPVKLTSTGPLDPNECEPTRADGLRVYPPGETKAAFIPMSNVQGCRGDVNVLSVQPVTLAPHE
- a CDS encoding DUF808 domain-containing protein, which codes for MAIGLAALLDDVSMIARTAAASVDDIGAAVGKTSAKAAGVVVDDAAVTPKFVDGVTPSRELPIIWKITKGSLRNKLVIILPIALLLSAVAPWMLTPLLMCGGTYLCFEGAEKVIGSFTGHSDHTEPAGDSAAHGDTGSDLADLDKASNGSASHSDTGTNSAKDEDTLVKGAITTDFILSAEIMVISLNEVADLGFWMRALVLAIVGTLVTVLVYGVVGLLVKMDDAGLALSTKNSSGLQKIGTSLVKAMPIVLSVISVIGTAAMLWVGGHILLVGFEELFWPWPYETVHHIAEAAGSNGAVQWIITTFFSMVFGLLIGSIVVGLTHLIPSRKKPH